The Actinomadura sp. WMMB 499 genome includes a window with the following:
- a CDS encoding carbon-nitrogen hydrolase family protein, which yields MTKIRVAAAQFFSGPDPAANLALCDGYVRRAAAAGARLVVLPENANRVRDYADRAECWARAEEPSGPFLTGLRATAAELGVHIAVGVDLRGAAEPAVHIASVLIGPSGEIVGVHNKHVLWDYEYTLFEPGDEPYEVFDTALGRIGLLLCADGIVPDTPRALALLGAEILCNSLNSRGPDEFRVHVPLRAMENRVWHVAANTVGGPELEWPWMGGSQIVAPDGTRLADAGETEPGFVTADIDPAAARDKRMPGVADVFAWRRPDLYGPLARPLDEVPVAAMYGPAPAGMPPRPLPVAVMQVSFFRSTEWTIRRALGQISHAGRSGARLGVLPELFCFEPGEVAADPARAAAASREALARIADACAEAKIWVAASLVEESGGGYHSTVHLVDDTGTIVHRYRKTHLTDADRAWASPGDSLEVAETPLGRLGFMTGDEVWVPEVARALALDGAELIVHPTAWGTPEAMHVAATERTEENRVHLVSVNRLDDPAGLGSQVLRADDFVPGQPIAVMRYPTGYWTRPGFEEQLLLELDLRESNDKMMGHHLDPLAKRHPHLYAVLVEETTG from the coding sequence ATGACGAAGATCCGGGTCGCCGCCGCGCAGTTCTTTTCCGGCCCCGACCCCGCCGCGAACCTGGCGCTGTGCGACGGCTACGTGCGCCGGGCCGCCGCCGCGGGCGCGCGGCTGGTCGTCCTGCCCGAGAACGCCAACCGGGTCCGCGACTACGCCGACCGCGCCGAGTGCTGGGCGCGCGCCGAGGAGCCGTCGGGCCCCTTCCTGACCGGGCTGCGCGCGACGGCCGCCGAACTGGGCGTCCACATCGCGGTGGGCGTCGACCTGCGCGGGGCCGCCGAGCCGGCCGTGCACATCGCGTCCGTGCTCATCGGGCCGTCCGGCGAGATCGTCGGCGTCCACAACAAGCACGTCCTCTGGGACTACGAGTACACGCTGTTCGAGCCGGGCGACGAGCCGTACGAGGTCTTCGACACCGCGCTCGGCCGGATCGGGCTGCTGCTGTGCGCGGACGGCATCGTCCCCGACACGCCGCGGGCGCTCGCGCTGCTCGGCGCGGAGATCCTGTGCAACTCGCTGAACTCGCGCGGACCGGACGAGTTCCGCGTGCACGTGCCGCTGCGCGCGATGGAGAACCGCGTGTGGCACGTCGCGGCGAACACCGTCGGCGGCCCGGAGCTCGAGTGGCCGTGGATGGGCGGCAGCCAGATCGTCGCGCCGGACGGGACCCGGCTCGCCGACGCGGGCGAGACCGAACCGGGCTTCGTGACCGCCGACATCGATCCCGCCGCGGCCCGCGACAAGCGGATGCCCGGGGTCGCCGACGTGTTCGCGTGGCGCCGTCCGGACCTGTACGGCCCGCTGGCCCGGCCGCTGGACGAGGTCCCCGTCGCGGCGATGTACGGCCCCGCCCCGGCGGGCATGCCGCCCCGCCCGCTGCCGGTCGCGGTCATGCAGGTCAGCTTCTTCCGCAGCACCGAGTGGACGATCCGCCGCGCCCTCGGCCAGATCTCCCACGCGGGCCGGTCCGGCGCGCGGCTCGGCGTCCTGCCCGAGCTGTTCTGCTTCGAGCCGGGCGAGGTGGCGGCCGATCCCGCGCGGGCGGCGGCCGCTTCCCGCGAGGCGCTGGCGCGGATCGCGGACGCCTGCGCCGAGGCGAAGATCTGGGTGGCGGCGAGCCTCGTGGAGGAGTCCGGCGGCGGATACCACTCGACCGTCCACCTGGTGGACGACACCGGCACGATCGTCCATCGCTACCGCAAGACGCACCTGACCGATGCCGACCGCGCGTGGGCGTCCCCCGGAGACTCCCTCGAGGTCGCCGAGACCCCGCTCGGGCGGCTCGGCTTCATGACCGGCGACGAGGTCTGGGTGCCCGAGGTGGCCCGCGCCCTCGCGCTGGACGGCGCCGAGCTGATCGTCCACCCCACCGCCTGGGGCACGCCGGAGGCCATGCACGTCGCCGCCACCGAGCGGACGGAGGAGAACCGCGTCCACCTGGTCTCGGTCAACCGGCTGGACGACCCGGCGGGGCTGGGCAGCCAGGTGCTGCGGGCGGACGACTTCGTCCCGGGGCAGCCGATCGCGGTCATGCGCTACCCGACCGGCTACTGGACGCGGCCGGGGTTCGAGGAGCAGCTCCTCCTGGAGCTCGACCTGCGGGAGTCCAACGACAAGATGATGGGCCACCACCTCGACCCGCTCGCCAAGCGCCACCCGCACCTCTACGCCGTCCTCGTGGAGGAGACGACCGGCTGA
- a CDS encoding isochorismatase family protein gives MSEPPAPAPATAAARPLADDYRAAGFGGRLGLGTRPALLVVDLVRAYLAPDSPLFAPAAPAAAAVAGALADSAREHGHPVVFTYVSYAPGGADGGWFYRKVPALRLFDEGSPLAEPPDELVPRPGDLTVRKQYPSAFFGTSLAGTLNALGVDSVVVAGVSTSGCVRATVVDALCHGFRPAVVSDAVADRDPRPHEAALFDLDAKYGDVRTGSDVIAAWTGTGT, from the coding sequence ATGTCTGAACCCCCCGCACCCGCACCCGCGACCGCGGCCGCACGGCCGCTCGCCGACGACTACCGGGCGGCCGGATTCGGCGGCCGGCTCGGCCTCGGGACGCGGCCCGCGCTGCTCGTCGTCGACCTGGTGCGCGCCTACCTCGCCCCGGACAGCCCCCTCTTCGCCCCCGCCGCACCGGCCGCCGCGGCGGTCGCCGGCGCGCTCGCGGACAGCGCCCGCGAGCACGGCCACCCCGTGGTGTTCACCTACGTCTCCTACGCGCCGGGCGGCGCCGACGGCGGCTGGTTCTACCGCAAGGTGCCCGCGCTCCGGCTGTTCGACGAGGGCTCCCCGCTCGCGGAGCCGCCGGACGAGCTCGTCCCCCGGCCGGGCGACCTCACCGTGCGCAAGCAGTATCCGAGCGCCTTCTTCGGGACGTCCCTGGCCGGAACGCTGAACGCGCTCGGGGTCGACTCGGTCGTCGTCGCCGGCGTGAGCACCAGCGGCTGCGTGCGGGCCACCGTCGTCGACGCCCTGTGCCACGGGTTCCGCCCGGCCGTGGTCTCCGACGCCGTCGCCGACCGCGACCCGCGCCCCCACGAGGCGGCGCTGTTCGACCTGGACGCCAAGTACGGCGACGTGCGCACCGGCTCCGACGTCATCGCCGCGTGGACGGGGACCGGCACGTGA
- a CDS encoding oxaloacetate decarboxylase: MSGVDTHPADRLRGALNSGPPVPAAGCHDALSARLAEAAGFEAVHLSGALVGASELGLPDLGFTGASDMLGALRRVVAGTGVPIVADADTGYGDPPQVAETVRRYEREGAAALHLEDQVQPKRCGHAPGVEIVDLPVALARLEAAVSVRRRLVVIARTDALRAAGPAEMLRRVAAFAAAGADAIMAEGVVDADLLLRVRDAARGLPLVVNCSAAGPPADPADALGRAGARLVLYPVAAALAGAAAMREAYRTILRDGRAPAPAMTWTDFNDLLGLPGLAARFPDRAAEETTR; the protein is encoded by the coding sequence GTGAGCGGCGTGGACACCCATCCCGCGGACCGGCTGCGCGGCGCCCTGAACTCCGGCCCGCCGGTCCCGGCGGCCGGCTGCCACGACGCGCTGAGCGCGCGCCTCGCCGAGGCCGCGGGGTTCGAGGCGGTGCACCTGTCCGGCGCGCTCGTCGGCGCGAGCGAGCTCGGGCTGCCGGACCTCGGTTTCACCGGCGCGAGCGACATGCTCGGCGCGCTGCGGCGCGTCGTCGCGGGCACCGGCGTGCCGATCGTCGCCGACGCCGACACCGGCTACGGCGACCCGCCGCAGGTCGCCGAGACCGTCCGCCGCTACGAGCGGGAGGGCGCCGCGGCGCTGCACCTGGAGGACCAGGTGCAGCCGAAGCGCTGCGGCCACGCGCCCGGCGTCGAGATCGTGGACCTTCCCGTGGCGCTGGCCCGGCTCGAGGCGGCCGTCTCGGTGCGCCGCCGGCTCGTGGTGATAGCCCGGACGGACGCGCTGCGCGCCGCGGGGCCGGCGGAGATGCTGCGCAGGGTCGCCGCGTTCGCCGCCGCCGGGGCCGACGCGATCATGGCGGAGGGCGTCGTGGACGCGGACCTGCTGCTGCGGGTGCGGGACGCGGCGCGCGGGCTCCCGCTGGTCGTGAACTGCTCGGCGGCCGGTCCCCCGGCCGATCCCGCCGACGCCCTCGGCAGGGCCGGCGCCCGGCTCGTGCTGTACCCGGTCGCGGCGGCCCTCGCCGGCGCCGCCGCCATGCGCGAGGCCTACCGGACCATCCTGCGCGACGGCCGCGCCCCCGCCCCCGCGATGACCTGGACCGACTTCAACGACCTGCTCGGCCTGCCCGGCCTGGCCGCGCGGTTCCCCGATCGAGCAGCCGAGGAGACGACCCGATGA
- a CDS encoding arylmalonate decarboxylase — protein sequence MTTVLADRRVFGVIVPSTNTVVEDEYYRHRVDGVSFHAGRILIRNGGLDDDESFQSFLTELRGEIGKAVESVLTCEPDHLIMGMSAETFWGGVDGNAEFERLIGGLSGLPVTTGASACRAALARLGVSRVGVVTPYQPVADEQVRRFFTELGHEVADVRGLKCASATSIAGVGRDELRAAFAAVDGPDVEALVQAGTNLPVMGVAAELEDELGKPVVAINAATLWHAYRTNGIDDRIPGAGRLLATL from the coding sequence ATGACCACCGTGCTCGCCGACCGCCGCGTCTTCGGCGTGATCGTCCCGTCCACCAACACCGTCGTGGAGGACGAGTACTACCGCCACCGCGTGGACGGCGTGTCGTTCCACGCCGGGCGGATCCTCATCCGCAACGGCGGCCTCGACGACGACGAGAGCTTCCAGTCCTTCCTCACCGAACTGCGCGGGGAGATCGGCAAGGCCGTCGAGTCGGTCCTGACCTGCGAACCCGACCACCTGATCATGGGCATGAGCGCGGAGACGTTCTGGGGCGGGGTGGACGGCAACGCCGAGTTCGAGCGGCTCATCGGCGGGCTGTCCGGGCTGCCGGTCACCACCGGAGCGTCCGCGTGCCGGGCGGCGCTGGCCCGCCTCGGCGTCTCCCGCGTCGGGGTCGTCACCCCGTACCAGCCCGTCGCCGACGAGCAGGTCCGCCGGTTCTTCACCGAACTCGGCCACGAGGTCGCGGACGTGCGCGGGCTGAAGTGCGCGTCCGCGACGTCCATCGCCGGCGTCGGCCGGGACGAGCTGCGCGCCGCGTTCGCCGCCGTGGACGGCCCGGACGTGGAGGCGCTCGTCCAGGCGGGCACGAACCTTCCGGTGATGGGCGTCGCGGCCGAGCTGGAGGACGAGCTCGGCAAGCCCGTGGTCGCGATCAACGCCGCGACGCTCTGGCACGCCTACCGCACCAACGGGATCGACGACCGGATCCCCGGCGCGGGCCGCCTGCTGGCGACCCTGTGA